A genome region from Arachis duranensis cultivar V14167 chromosome 6, aradu.V14167.gnm2.J7QH, whole genome shotgun sequence includes the following:
- the LOC107492353 gene encoding glycogen synthase kinase-3 homolog MsK-3: MASAGVAPASGAKDMNGSSVAVERLPDEMNDMKIRDDREMETAVVDGNGTETGHIIVTTIGGKNGQPKQTISYMAERVVGHGSFGVVFQAKCLETGETVAIKKVLQDKRYKNRELQTMRLLDHPNVVSLKHCFFSTTEKDELYLNLVLEYVPETVNRVIRHYNKMNQRMPLIYVKLYSYQIFRALAYLHNSIGVCHRDIKPQNLLVNPHTHQLKICDFGSAKILVKGEPNISYICSRYYRAPELIFGATEYTTAIDIWSGGCVLGELLLGQPLFPGESGVDQLVEIIKVLGTPTREEIKCMNPNYTEFKFPQIKAHPWHKIFHKRMPPEAVDLVARLLQYSPNLRSTALEALVHPFFDELRDPNTRLPNGRFLPPLFNFKPSELKGVPVEMLVKLIPPHARKQCASFSS; this comes from the exons ATGGCATCAGCGGGTGTAGCACCTGCTTCTGGAGCAAAAGATATGAACGGAAGTTCAGTTGCTGTTGAAAGATTACCTGATGAGATGAATGACATGAAGATCAGGGATGACAGG GAAATGGAAACTGCTGTGGTAGATGGAAATGGCACTGAAACGGGACACATAATTGTCACTACCATTGGTGGTAAAAATGGTCAGCCCAAGCAG ACAATAAGCTATATGGCTGAGCGTGTTGTTGGACATGGGTCTTTTGGTGTGGTTTTCCAG GCGAAGTGCTTGGAGACTGGTGAAACTGTGGCTATAAAGAAGGTTCTTCAGGACAAGAGATACAAGAACCGGGAATTGCAAACAATGCGCCTTCTTGACCACCCTAATGTCGTCTCTTTGAAGCATTGCTTCTTCTCAACGACTGAGAAAGATGAGCTTTATCTTAACTTGGTACTGGAGTATGTTCCCGAGACTGTCAATAGGGTGATCAGACACTACAACAAAATGAATCAAAGGATGCCATTGATATATGTCAAACTATATTCTTATCag ATATTTAGAGCACTTGCTTATCTTCACAACAGCATTGGAGTATGTCACAGGGACATAAAACCTCAAAATTTACTG GTCAATCCTCACACCCACCAGCTGAAGATATGTGACTTTGGAAGTGCTAAAATTTTG GTAAAAGGTGAACCAAACATATCTTACATCTGTTCTAGGTACTACAGAGCTCCCGAGCTCATATTTGGGGCAACTGAATACACCACTGCCATTGACATCTGGTCAGGTGGTTGTGTACTTGGCGAACTATTACTTGGCCAG CCTCTCTTTCCTGGTGAGAGTGGAGTAGACCAACTTGTGGAAATTATCAAG GTTTTAGGTACGCCAACAAGGGAAGAAATCAAGTGTATGAATCCTAATTACACAGAATTTAAATTCCCTCAAATCAAAGCTCATCCATGGCACAAG ATCTTTCACAAGCGGATGCCGCCTGAAGCTGTGGATCTTGTTGCAAGACTACTGCAGTACTCTCCAAATCTTCGAAGCACAGCT TTGGAGGCTCTTGTCCATCCATTCTTTGATGAACTGCGCGATCCGAATACCCGCTTACCAAATGGACGCTTTCTTCCTCCATTGTTTAACTTCAAACCAAGTG AGCTGAAGGGAGTGCCTGTGGAGATGCTGGTGAAGCTGATTCCTCCTCATGCAAGAAAGCAGTGTGCCTCCTTTAGTTCATAG